The following coding sequences are from one Leptolyngbya sp. NIES-3755 window:
- a CDS encoding methyltransferase type 11 (similar to AA sequence:cyanobase_aa:LBDG_14650) — protein sequence MGFYEQKILPYLLDLSLSAPSLAKYRRDTLAGVSGEVLEIGFGTGLNLAYYPEQIHRISTVDSNPGIQGIAQKRIAASSIEVTHHVLSGENLPMGDGSFDSVVSTFTLCSIPDVERAIAEIDRVLKPGGRFFFLEHGLSNEPDVQLWQNRLTPIQKRIAGGCHFNRNIRQLIKQQFDQVTLSESYLENAPKVTSYLYKGIATKAN from the coding sequence CAAAAAATTCTGCCCTATCTCCTAGACTTATCGCTTTCTGCTCCAAGTTTGGCGAAGTATCGGCGTGACACTTTGGCGGGAGTGAGCGGAGAAGTTTTAGAAATCGGATTTGGCACAGGATTGAATTTGGCGTATTACCCGGAGCAGATTCATCGAATTTCAACGGTTGATTCAAATCCTGGGATTCAGGGAATTGCTCAGAAGAGAATTGCGGCATCGTCGATCGAGGTTACTCATCACGTTCTTAGCGGCGAAAACTTACCGATGGGGGATGGTTCTTTTGATAGCGTGGTCAGTACGTTTACGCTGTGTAGCATTCCAGATGTTGAAAGAGCGATCGCAGAAATCGATCGGGTTCTCAAACCTGGAGGTCGCTTCTTTTTTCTTGAGCACGGATTGAGCAATGAGCCAGATGTCCAGCTTTGGCAAAATCGACTCACCCCGATTCAAAAGAGAATTGCAGGGGGTTGCCACTTCAATCGGAATATCCGTCAGTTAATCAAGCAGCAGTTTGACCAAGTAACGCTGAGCGAATCGTATTTAGAAAACGCGCCTAAAGTGACTTCTTACCTGTACAAAGGCATTGCAACTAAGGCAAATTAG